Below is a window of Halomonas sp. Bachu 37 DNA.
CGCACACATTCTATTTCATACCCTGCCTTGTACTCTATCTCATACGTTAACTTGGAATCTCCTAATAGCCCGCCATAACCAATGGGCCGACAAGATCGTCTATCAACGCTTTGATACACATCACGGCTTGCGGCCACTAAAAAGCCGGCCCACTAAGGGCCGGCTTATCTTTACAACAGGTACTATCCGTAACGCTGTTCCAATCGGTTTTTAACCGAATTAGAACATGTAACGTGCGCCAGTGATCCAGTACACGTCATCGGTCAGGTCACCGAGGGTGACGTCACGGTCCAGAGTCGGCGCGTCAGCATCCTGAACTTCCGCGAAGACGTTGAAGTTGCTGGACACGGTGTAGTACGCACCAGCGGCCCAAGAATCACGGCTACCAGCATCATCCAAGTCAACGTTGTAGTAGTCAACGTTGAAGGCCCACTGGCCGGTGGCGTAAGAAGCACCTATACCCCAAGTGTCATAGCCGTTCTTGGAAACACCAGCGGCATTGTCTGCTCGGTCGTCGTTGTTATCACGAGTTTCGTAACCCAGACGCGCGGAGAAGGCATCGGTGAAAGCGTAGGCAGCAGTCGCGCCGTACAGCATTTCATCATTGCTATTACCGCCAGCTTCTTCCACATCGTCAACAAAGCCAAGGCCGAGGGTCAACGGGCCGGTGGCGTAACGCACACCACCCTGTGCAGCAACGGTGGTATCCTCATCCACTGCATCCTGGTTATTGGTTACGTTACCATCTGCATCCGTGGTTTCAGCGAAAGTAGTGCCACGGTTACTGTAGTGTTTAGCCTGCAGGAAGGCGGTGAAGCCGGACATTTCAGGAGTATAGTAACCGATGGAGTCGCCACGCGACTGTGTCGGGTGACCCGCAAATTCCAGGCCGCGATCGATGTAAACATCGAACGGCAGGGAAACGAATTGATTGTAAAAAGCATCGAAGTTACCGGCCTGGATAGTACCGAACTGCTTGCTCTTCAAGCCGAGGTAGCTTTGACGCGTTTCATGAAAAGCATCAAAACGATTATCGTCACCATCAGCACGGAAACGCCATTCCAGACGACCGAAACCGGTCAGATCGGAGGTGATGTCGTGGGTAAGGTTCAAGCCGAGACGGGAGTAGGCGTCGACGAAATCAGCATCGGCATTACGCTCGACACCAGTATCGGTGTACTCAGAACCGCCACCGGCGATACCCAGAGCGATACGGCCATAGATGTCCAGCTTGGTGCCGTCCTGGTCATAAACGGTAGCAGCTTGAGCGGCGGCGGTAGCGCCCATGGCACCGACGATAGCAGTCGCTAAAAGTGTCTTTTTCATGTTGAGTTTCCTTAACTAGCTTACTGTTTCGATCGTTTCCACATATCGTTTGGCGATATGCAGTCGGCTTGCCGGGCATGCTCTTTACGCCACTCTCCGGTTTTTCCCGGTGATGTGTGACATGTCCTCAACGAAGCCTTGTTATAGTCCAATGCTCGCAGGTCAAACTCTATACTGGGATTCCAGGGAACGCAATAGAAAAAAACACTGTTTTCTTACGTTCTGGCCCCCTTTCCAGGAACCAACAGACTTATTGCCGGTCTCAGCGCCCTTTGAATTTCTGCTGGAGCGCCGAAAGTTTCGCTTCCAGCGTCTGCTCGGAAGGTGACTCCTCGCCTATCGCCACTGGCTTTCGTGAATAATGTTCCCGTGTAGAATCGCCAGCGCCCCGGTGCTCGTGCCCAGAGGTTTCCTGCACAGGAGTCTCATGCATGGAAGCTTTTTGCCTAGTGGTCTTCTCCGCCCGAGAAGTCCGGGTTACCTGCCACTTCGGCTGCTCCGCCCCCTTTGGCTTGGCGGCAGCGGTCTTGCCGTCACGACGCTGGGTCTGCTCTCGTTTTTCCGCCGCGTGGCGTGCCGCTTCCTTGTCCACCTTTCCGGCGGGACGCCCCTCCAGGTCGATTCGCTCGGCGCCTTCTTTCACGGCTTTAAGATAACGGGGCAAGTTGACGTAATTAGCCAAGGTACGCCGGATCAACTTTTTCGACCAGGGCTCATGTAGCGCCAGGTCCTCGTGGATACCCACTTTCAGCGGACGGGTGTGGCCCTTGAAGAACGCCTGGGGATAGCGCTCGTACCATTGGCTCAGTAAGGCGTGGGGGGAAGGAGTCGTTGCCGCGGCAGGCTCGGGGGCAGGCGGAGGGGGAACAGAGATAGCCGTTGCATCGGTTGTCACCTCGGGGTCGATAGTCCCTGCCTCATGCTTGAATTCATGCTGCCTGGCTGTATGCGTCTCGACTTCGAACTGCTCCGACTGGGAGCGCTCCTGCAGTCGATGCTTGAGAGCGGTGTTCTCCCGCCGCAGGTCATGTAGTTCGGCATATGCCTCGTCAAGACGTCGCTCCAGGTCATCCAGCAAGTACAGTATGTTATGGGTCATCGCCGTTCCCTCTCCTTGATCCTGCCTAGCGCGACGGGTCGGTGCGCTCGTAGATCACGAAATCATAACAGAGCTGCCCTTCTGCGGGATTGCCCGCCACACGCTGGGCTTCTCGCCATTGCAATGGATCGATCGGCGGGAAATAGGCATCACCGTCGACGTCAGCATCCACCTCGGTAACATAGAGTCGCTGTGCATGAGGTAGTGTATGTTGAAAGATCTCCCCCCCGCCTATGACCATGATTTCTTCGGCGGCGTCGATGGTGGCCTGTTGATCGGCCAAGGCCATGGCCGCATCAAGGTCGTGGAACACCCGTGTACCGGGAGCTTGGAAATCGGTGTCCGTGGTCACCACGATGTTGAGCCGTCCGGGAAGCGCCCTGCCAATGGAGACGAATGTTTTCCTTCCCATGATCATGGGCTTGCCCTGAGTCATACGCTTGAAGAACTTGAGATCCTCGGGCAGATACCAAGGCAGCTTGCCATCCACGCCGATAACCCGGTTACGCGACATGGCGACGATCATGGCGATAGGCACCAAAGTATCGGCGCTGGAAGTTTTCTGGTTCATACCGCCACCTTGGCCTTGATATGAGGATGGGGGTCGTAGTCGAGGATATTGATATCCTCGAAACGAAAGTCGGTCACGTCTTCAGCGCTGCCGCAAAGCTCGAGGCGAGGCGGCGCCTTCGGAGTACGAGAGAGCTGCACTTGCGCCTGCTCCAGGTGATTATTGTAGAGGTGCGCATCGCCCAAGGTGTGAACGAACTCTCCCGGCTCGAGCCCGGTGACCTTCGCCACCATGCTCAGCAGCAGCGCATAGCTGGCGATATTGAAGGGAACCCCCAGGAAGATATCCGCGCTGCGCTGGTAGAGCTGGCAGGAGAGTTTGCCCTTCGCCACGTAGAACTGGAACAGGCAATGGCACGGCGGCAGCTGCATATCGTCGACCTGGGCCGGGTTCCAGGCGGAAACGATCAAGCGGCGCGACTGGGGATTGTGGCGAATCTGCTCTATCACCTTGGCGATCTGATCGACGTGGCCGCCCTTGGGGTCCGGCCAGCTACGCCACTGATAACCGTAGACCGGCCCCAGTTCACCATTCGCATCGGCCCACTCGTCCCAGATACGCACACCGTTTTCCTGCAGGTAGGCAATATTGGTATCGCCGCGCAGAAACCACAGTAGCTCATGGATGATGGAGCGTAAATGCAGCTTCTTGGTGGTCAGCAGCGGAAATCCCCGGCCCAGATCGAAGCGCATCTGGTAGCCAAAGATCGACCGCGTACCCACTCCCGTGCGGTCGCCACGTTCGACACCGTGCTCGAGCACGGTACGCATCAAATCCAGGTAGGGTTGCTCCAGGGCAGGCGAGTTATCAGCGATCACGAGGCATCCACAAAAAATTGGTGGTCGGTATTGCGGCTAGTTTACGCTGCCTGTCCCGGGACGGCCATCGACAGGCTGCTTTCGAGACCAGACTACTAAAGCCAAACCCAGGGCGATCATCGGCAGCGTCAGCAGCATGCCCATCGTTAGCCAGCCGAAGGCGATGAAGCCGATATGGGCATCTGGCAGGCGCACGAACTCGACCATGAAGCGGAACAAGCCGTAGAGAAGGAGAAACAGCCCCGACACTAGACCACGTGCGCGCGGCTTGGCACTCACCCACCACAGGATAACGAACAGGACGAGCCCTTCCAGCAGCGCTTCGTAAAGGGCCGAAGGGTGACGGGGCTGGGGTCCCATGCCCGGAAACGGCATCCCCCAGGGCAGATCGGTCACCCGCCCAGGAAGCTCCCTATTGATGAAGTTGCCGATCCGGCCCGCACCCAAACCAATCGGCACCAGCGGCGCGATGAAATCGGTCAGGGTAAAGAAGGCCAGATGCTTCTTGCGGGCGAAATAAAACGTGGCCAGCAACACGCCAAGCAACCCGCCATGGAAGCTCATGCCACCATCCCAGATACGCACGATCCACAGCGGATCGGCGAGCCACTGCTCCAAGCCATAGAACAAGGCATAGCCCAGGCGGCCGCCGGCTACCACCCCGATGGCGGTATAGAACAGAAAGTCGCCGATGTCTTCACTGGTCAGGCCGATGCGCGGCGCACGCCGACAGCCAAGCCACCAGGCGGAAACGAAACCGACGACATACATCAATCCATACCAATGTACCTGCAACGGTCCCAGGGAGATGGCGATCGGGTCAATATCGGGATAATCCAAGGTCTCTTACTCACTTTTTCAGGTTATGGGCGCGCTTGGCAAAACGCTGCGATCGGAAGAATGACGCGGCCGGTGCAGGCGCCCATGAGCGTATTCAGATTCTGGTCATCACGCCAGCAGGAAACGCACCCCCACCACGGCCAACAAGGTGGCGAAGGCCAACCGTAACAGGCGGGCGGGAAGCCGATGCGCCAGTTTCACTCCTAGACGCGCAAACGGCACACTGGTGACGACGATACCCAGCACCGCCGGCCACATGACGAACCCCGTGGTCCACCCGGGAAGCAGCGGATGCTGCCAGCCCACCACCATGAATGTCAGTGCGCCGAACAGCGCGATGGGAAAGCCACACGCCGCCGATGTTCCCACCGCCTGGGTCATGCTGGCGCCGCAACGCGATAGCCACGGCACCGCCAGCGTGCCACCGCCGATGCCG
It encodes the following:
- a CDS encoding porin: MKKTLLATAIVGAMGATAAAQAATVYDQDGTKLDIYGRIALGIAGGGSEYTDTGVERNADADFVDAYSRLGLNLTHDITSDLTGFGRLEWRFRADGDDNRFDAFHETRQSYLGLKSKQFGTIQAGNFDAFYNQFVSLPFDVYIDRGLEFAGHPTQSRGDSIGYYTPEMSGFTAFLQAKHYSNRGTTFAETTDADGNVTNNQDAVDEDTTVAAQGGVRYATGPLTLGLGFVDDVEEAGGNSNDEMLYGATAAYAFTDAFSARLGYETRDNNDDRADNAAGVSKNGYDTWGIGASYATGQWAFNVDYYNVDLDDAGSRDSWAAGAYYTVSSNFNVFAEVQDADAPTLDRDVTLGDLTDDVYWITGARYMF
- a CDS encoding ProQ/FINO family protein; protein product: MTHNILYLLDDLERRLDEAYAELHDLRRENTALKHRLQERSQSEQFEVETHTARQHEFKHEAGTIDPEVTTDATAISVPPPPAPEPAAATTPSPHALLSQWYERYPQAFFKGHTRPLKVGIHEDLALHEPWSKKLIRRTLANYVNLPRYLKAVKEGAERIDLEGRPAGKVDKEAARHAAEKREQTQRRDGKTAAAKPKGAEQPKWQVTRTSRAEKTTRQKASMHETPVQETSGHEHRGAGDSTREHYSRKPVAIGEESPSEQTLEAKLSALQQKFKGR
- a CDS encoding dihydrofolate reductase; its protein translation is MNQKTSSADTLVPIAMIVAMSRNRVIGVDGKLPWYLPEDLKFFKRMTQGKPMIMGRKTFVSIGRALPGRLNIVVTTDTDFQAPGTRVFHDLDAAMALADQQATIDAAEEIMVIGGGEIFQHTLPHAQRLYVTEVDADVDGDAYFPPIDPLQWREAQRVAGNPAEGQLCYDFVIYERTDPSR
- a CDS encoding thymidylate synthase, encoding MRTVLEHGVERGDRTGVGTRSIFGYQMRFDLGRGFPLLTTKKLHLRSIIHELLWFLRGDTNIAYLQENGVRIWDEWADANGELGPVYGYQWRSWPDPKGGHVDQIAKVIEQIRHNPQSRRLIVSAWNPAQVDDMQLPPCHCLFQFYVAKGKLSCQLYQRSADIFLGVPFNIASYALLLSMVAKVTGLEPGEFVHTLGDAHLYNNHLEQAQVQLSRTPKAPPRLELCGSAEDVTDFRFEDINILDYDPHPHIKAKVAV
- the lgt gene encoding prolipoprotein diacylglyceryl transferase, which gives rise to MDYPDIDPIAISLGPLQVHWYGLMYVVGFVSAWWLGCRRAPRIGLTSEDIGDFLFYTAIGVVAGGRLGYALFYGLEQWLADPLWIVRIWDGGMSFHGGLLGVLLATFYFARKKHLAFFTLTDFIAPLVPIGLGAGRIGNFINRELPGRVTDLPWGMPFPGMGPQPRHPSALYEALLEGLVLFVILWWVSAKPRARGLVSGLFLLLYGLFRFMVEFVRLPDAHIGFIAFGWLTMGMLLTLPMIALGLALVVWSRKQPVDGRPGTGSVN